CGTGATCGGTTGTGCGACTTTATTGTTGGAAGCCTGGATGGTCGTCGAGGCGATCATTTTGTGGCCCAGCGTCCGCGGGATTGTCGAAGAGGCGGCCGTTGCCAAGCCGTCGTCTTAGGCTACGATAATCACAGCCATGAATGCATCACAAAACGCCTCCGCCAACGCTGCACAAGCGGCGACCGACGATCCTTCGCCGGCCGACGACGCCGCTTCGCTTTCGTTGCCCGAGATGCTTCGCGTGCTGGAAGTCGCGCGGCAGATGCGCGAAGACCGCCAGACGGCCGAAGTCGCGCTGCGCCGCGACGAGGTTCGGACCCAGATCCGCCGCAAGTTGATCGAATCGGCGAAGGTCACCGGCGAAGAGGTCAGCGACGCGGAGGTGGATGCCGCGATCGAACAATACTTCGAGACGATGCACGTGTTGAAAGAGCCTAAGTTTGGGTTCGAATCGCTGTTGGCTCACGTCTATGTGATGCGGCGACGCGTCGCCGCCGGGGCTGCTGCGGTGACGGTCGCTCTTGCGGTCACCTGGTATGCATTCCTGTCACCCTGGGCACCACTGAGCCCCACGGTTCGGGCGGAGCGTGCTGCGGCGTTGCAAGTCGAACAATCGCAGGTCTTGTTGCAGCAGATCGAATCGGCTTCGTTGGATCCCGATGCCACCGCCGAAGCGTCGCGATTGATGGCTGAGGTGCAAGCGGCTGGTGCGGCGAACCCTGCTGCTGCCACGGCGGCTCACGAGCGGTTGAACAAGTTGTGGGGGCAGATGCAAAAGCAGTACGAGGTTCACATCGTTTCGGGTGCCAGCGAGATGTCGGCTTTCGAACGCGACTTTACCGATGATCAAGGGACGCGGTTGGCCGGATATTACGTGGTCGTCGAAACGCGTTCGCCCGAGGGACGCGTGCTGCGACAATCGATCCGCAACGCCGAAACGGGTGAAGAGCAGTTGGTCGCTCGTTGGGCCGAACGGGTTTCCAAAGATGTCTACGAGCGATTGCGGGACGACAAAGTGTCCGATGGCGTGCTGAACGAAACCTTGTTTGCGGTCAAGCGTCGCGGCGAGATCGAGGAACGGGTTCAGATCCCAACGCGTAGCGGCGAAAAGCTGCAGCGGAAAGCTCAGATTACCAACTGGTAGCCACTCGCAGGATATCTATGCCAACCTCCGGTTCCGAAGTGCTTCGCGAGATGACTCGCGCGATCCAAAATGCCAAGAGTCAGCGCGACGCGTTGCAATCGCAGCATCGCGAGATCCTGCAGCAGACCGACGACCTGGTCGGTCAGCGCGGGCAGACGTTGGTCGAATTGGCGGAGAGCTATCTTCCCGAGCTGAGTCAGACGACGGTGCGGCAGGTCTGGAATGAGATCCGCCCGGCGATTCAGGATGTGTTGCTGCGGAAAGAGGCTCGGCATCGTGAATTGGTCGCCGAGCACCAGCGGTTGGAGGCGGTCCAAACGCAGCTGCGCGGCGAACTGCAGACGCTCAACGGCAAGTTGGACGCTATTTATGGCGAGCGTGATTCGCTCAGCAAACAGCTCAGTGAACAGCTGTCGGGCGATCCCGCCTTCCAACAACTGACCGACAAAGCGGCGATCGCGGAAATCAATCTGCAGCGAGCCGAATCGAGTTTGGCTGAGGTCGAACACGATGTGATCGCCAAGCTGCCCGCGTATCAGCGGAGTCGGTTGTTTCAGTATCTGCACAAGCGAAAGATGGGAACGCCGCAATACACAGCCCGTGGCTGGCGTCGGCGGATGGATCGTTGGGTTGGCCGGCTGATCGATTATCCCAAGGCGCGGAAGAGTTATGAGTTCTTGAGCGAAGTGCCCGGCAAGATGCGGGAATTGATCGCCGAGCGACGCGATGCGCTCAACCAGTTGTTGGATCGATTGGAGCGATCGCAGCAGAAGGTCGCCGCCGAACTTGGCCTGGACAAGGTCTTGGATCAAATCGAATCGCGCGAAGACCAACGCGACGATCTGTTGGAGCAACTGGAACAGACGGTTGTGCAGACCAACGCAAACGGCGCCGAGATCGACAAGCTGTTGGACAGCGAAGGGCCGTATTACGCCGAGGCGATCGATAAATATCGACGGCTGTTGGAACAGACCCATACGCTGACTTTGGAGCAGCGGGCGGCGCAGTCTCCCGATCCGATCGACGACCAATTGGTCGCGCGTTTAAAACATCTCGACGAAGAGATCCAGCAGTTCCAGAAGGCTGCCGACGCTCGCCGCCGGCAGTTGAAAGAAGCTGAGGACTTCGCCGAATCGATCGACTATCTGGTCCAGCAGTTCCAGCGGGCGCGGTTCGATGATTCGCGGAGCTATTTCGACGACAAGCTGAACATCCGCGAATCGCTCAGCCGTTTAGCCGATGGCCGCGAGCGCCCCGATCTGTTGTGGCAACACATCCGTCGCCACCAGCACACCGCGCCGAACTGGTACGAGGAAAACTCGCGTCGAGTCGTCAATGCAGCGAATTCACCGATGGGGCAGATCCTGTTGCAGACGATGGCTCACGCCGCGGGAGCAGCGCTCCGCGAAAGCGCACGCCGGGCCGGATCGCGAAGGATGAGCTACCCTACGTCGTCGACGCGATCGTCCAGTCGAACGACAAGCCGGCCGAGAATGCCAACTCCCAAACGCTCCGGTTTTAGCACCCGCAAAGGGTTTTAGAAAGCAGTGGCGAAGCCACGGCATCCGATAGCCTGGGACGCGAGTCCCAGGTGCCGGAGCATCCACGCGTTTAGCCGTCGCGAAGCGAGGGCATTAGCTCGCATGTCGTCGCTTCGCGACTGAGGTGGGGCGACCGGGGCCGGGATTCCTGGGACTTGCGTCCCAGGCTGTTGCATGCCGTCGCTTCGCGACTGAGACGGCTCGACCGGGGACGGAATTCCTGGGACTTGCGTCCCAGGTTGTTGCATGTCGTCGCTTTGCGACTGAGGTGGGGCGACCGGGGCCGGAATGCCTGGGAGACTTGCGTCCCAGGCTGTTGCTTATTGTCGCTTCGCGACTGAGGTGGCGCGGCTTACTCTTGGTTTTCCCAAGTCACGCCCATCTCGGATTCCAGCGAAGCGTACCAATCGCGGAACAGCTGGCCCGCTTGGAAGTTGGCGAACTGTCGCAGTCGCATCCGTTGAGCTGGTTCCATGAAGTCATCGCGGAGCTTTTCGATGTCGGGCGACGTCGATTTCACCTGGAAGACGTAGAACGTGTTCTCCGGTTGATTCGCCGCGCTACCAAACGCTTTCTCGGAGGTCGAGAAGACAGCTTTCATGAAGTCGGGGCCGACGCGGTCCAGATCTGGAACGCTCAATCCAAAGCCTTGCATCGCCGTGAACGGTCCGGCGTCGCTGATCACCAAGGTCTGTTTGGCTTCAGGGATTTCGGTCGTAATCGATTCCGCATTGGCGTTGTTCAACTTTTTCGCCAACGCTTCCGCTTCGGTTTTTGCCAATTCGCGTCCCTTCTGCAATCGCAGCGCATCTTTGACTTCCGGTTCGATCTCATCGAATTCGGGAGTGAACGGCTCGCGCTGTTCGGTCTTCCAGAAGACGAAAGCCGATCCCGGCGGGTTGCTGTCGGTTCGCTTGGGGGTGTAGTTCGGGAATTGGTTGTTGTAGATCAGGCTGGCAAACGAATCGCCACCGCCGAATCCCATCCCTTGGGTTTGTGAGTTGGCGATCGGTTGATCGGCGACCGAGATCGGATCCTGCATTCCGGTCACGCCGTATTGCAGCCCCAATGCCTCGCCCAGTTCCTTCAGGCTGAAGGCAGGTGGTTCGCCAACTTTCTTTCCTTGGTCCTTGTCTCCCTGCCACAGCATGCGTGCGCCAAAGTAACGTTTCATTTCGCTTTCGGCTTGCGCCATCGCTTTCTGCATCGCGGCGCGTGCCGCCGGCAGCGCCAGTTCGCTGGCAACTTGATCCTTCACTTCTTCAAACGTTTGGACGCGAGTCTTCGCTGGTTCCGGTGGTGTCAGCTCAGCCGCAGGCGATTCTTCAGCTGGCTTGGCTTCTTCAGCCTTCATCTCGGGCTTGGCGTCGGCCGGCTTTTCCTCAGCAGGCTTTTCTGCTTTCGGCTTTTCTTCGCTCTTGGCCGGTTCGGCTTTCTTTTCTTCAGCCGGTTTGGCTTCTTCAGCCTTCATCTCGGGCTTGGCGTCGGCCGGCTTTTCTTCAGCAGGCTTGTCCGCCTTCGGCTCTTCTTCGCTCTTGGCCGGTTCGGCTTTCTTCTCTTCAGCTGGCTTGGCTTCTTCCGCCTTCATCTCCGGCTTGGCATCTGCTGGCTTTTCTTCGGCCGGCTTGTCAGCTTTTGGTGCTTCTTCGCTCTTGGCCGGTTCAGCTTTCTTCTCTTCAGCTGGCTTGGCTTCTTCCGCCTTCATCTCCGGCTTGGCATCTGCTGGCTTTTCTTCGGCCGGCTTGTCAGCTTTTGGTGCTTCTTCGCTCTTGGCTGGTTCGGCTTTCTTCTCTTCGGCTGGCTTGGCCTTTTCTTCCTTTGCGTCAGCAGCCGGTTTGTCTTCTTCCGCCTTTGGTTTGTCGGCCGGCTTTTCTTCAGCAGGCTTTTCTTCTTCCGCCTCTTCCTTGTCGTCGTCTTGCGGGCGGAATGCTGCTAAACGGAACATTGAACGGCGGGTTGCCGAAGATTGATCCTCGGAGGCTTCTTCTTTCTTGTCGGTCGCTTCGGCCTTGTCCGCTGCTTCCTGCTTTGGCTCTTCCGCAGGTGCTTCGGCCTTCGGTGCGTCAGCTGGCTTCTCGGTCTTCGTTTCTTCTGCAGGTGTTTCTTCGGTGACGGTCACTTTGAATCGGCCTTGAGCGACCAAGCGGTCGTATTCGGCACGCATCACATCGTCGCTGATTTTCTTCTTTTCCGCTTCCAAGAAGTTGTCGAACGAAGCGGTCAGGTATTCGACGTTGGCCGAATAGTTGCGACGGAATCCAGGAGTGGCGGAATCGGGGTTGGGCAAAGTGTCTTTGTATTCTTCGTACAACGCTTTGACTTCCGATTCGGGCAGTTGGTCGTCGGAAACTTTGTCGGTGAAGTCAGCAACCAGGATGGGATAGGCATCGATCGTCGCTTGTTGGTTCATCTGTTTGAACAGCTCCCAGCTTTCGCCGGGGGATGTCAGCGGTTGAGCTCCCGCAGCGATGCCGGTTTGGCCGACGCGTTCGACCGCATTGGCTAGCAGTTCGGTTTTGAGGACGCTTGCCAATTGGTAGCGGCCGATTTGGTTGTCCGACGATTGCGACAAAAGCGCGTACATGTCGTTTTCGTTGACTTTGTCGTTGGCATACAGACGCAGCCATTGATCGATTGCACCGTCATCCAGATCGAATCCCATCTCTTTCGCTTTACGCGACAGCAGGTAGGTTCGCAGGGCGTTGTCCAACGACAATTGGTTGGAGATGCCGACGCGTTGCACGTTCCCTTGTTGATCGACGACAAACCCGGGAACTTGAGGGCGGCCCCCTTTTTCCATCACTTGCTGGGCCAGATCGGCCAGGAAGCGGGTGGTCATCTGATGGTTGCGTACATAGCGATTCATTTTCGCCATGTCGATTTCTTCACCACCAATCGTGGCGACCGCTTCGCTTCCACCAACGCCGCCGCGGGTCGAATCCAGATAAACCTGGAGTGCTGGAAGGACGACAAATGCCACCATGGCCAAACCGGCCAAGGCCGCGACCATTGCCTTTTGATTACGACGAAAAATCGACAGTGGGCCTGTCATAGTGGTGCTACTTTCGTGACTGGAGCTTTTAAAGGGAACCTTTCGGGTGAGCAATCGATGCCACCGTTCAAGGCGAAGCGAAACCTACATCATATGTGGGGGCGGCGGCAGTCGCCAAACCGGCCTGCCGCTAGCAAATAAAGCCGTATTTGCGCAGCAATCCCAACATTTTCAAGAGCTGTCAAAGTACACCGCACCGAATCAAAGGGTCAAGGCCGGAGTCACGTGGGGAAACCTTGTCTATGTTTCTGAAAAAACGCCAGCAAACCCCTTGTCGATCCGTTATCTTAGAACAGAGTTATCTACTCTACCCGCCTTTTAATCCCACCAAATCTCCTCCCTCTTGCGAAGGAAATCCCGCATGTTCGATCGCCGTCAATTTATTGCCTCTTCCGTTGCGACCACTGTTGCCGCCACCGCGGCGCAATCGCAAGCCTCTGCCGCCGACGCCGACAAGCCAGTCAAGGTCGGCGTGATGGGCCTTTCACGCGGTATGTCGCTTGCCACCGACCTGGCCAAGATGGACGGTGTCGAAATCAAATACATCTGCGACGTCGACAGCACTCGGCTCGCTTCGGGCGCTGAAAAGCTGGGCAAGATCGCCGGCACGTCTCCCGAGGCGATCACCGATTTCCGCAAGATCTTGGACGACAAAGAAGTCGACGCGTTGATCTGCGCCGCTCCCAACCATTGGCACGGCCCGGCGACGATCATGGCCTGCAAAGCGGGCAAGCACGTTTACGTTGAAAAGCCAGCCAGCCATAACGCCCAAGAAGGGGAATGGATGATCGAGGCGGCTGAAAAATACAACCGCGTCGTCCAGGTGGGCACGCAGCGCCGCAGTGCTCCCGAAATGATCCAAGCGATGGAAAAGCTGCAATCCGGAGCGATCGGCAAGGTCTTCCTGTCGCGCGGCTATTATGTCAACCAACGCGGTTCGATCGGAAAGGTAGAACCGAGTGCACCGCCAGAAAACCTCGATTACGCGCTTTGGGAAGGCCCTGCCCCGCACCGCGAATACAAATCGAACGTCGTTCCTTACAACTGGCACTGGAACTGGCACTGGGGCGGTGGCGAATTGGCCAACAACGGCGTCCACACGTTGGACATCTGTCGTTGGGGAATGGGAGTCGATTATCCGACTCGCACCACGATCTCCGGCGGCCGCTACTGCTACGACGACGATCAAATCACTCCCGACACGCAAGTTGTCGCGTTTGAATTTGGCGATGGCAGCCAGATCACCTGGCAAGGCACTTCGTGCAACAAGCACAACGTCAACCCATTTGTCTCGTTCTACGGAACCGAGGGTTCGATGGAAGTCGACAGCAACGGTGGCTACAAGTTGTTCAATCGAGCCAACAAGATGGTCGAAGAGGTGAAGGGGAAGAACAACGGCCAGCTGGCTCACCTGACCAACTTCGTCGATGCGGTTCGCAGCGGCGATGCTTCCACCCTGAATCAACCAATCGCCGGTGGGCACTGCAGCACGATGATGTGCCACTTGGGCGTGATCGCGTATCGCACCGGCCAACCTGTCATCTCCGATCCGACCAACGGCCACGTTCAAGGGCCGCAGGAACAGACGGCTATGTGGGGACGCGAGTACAACCCAGCTTGGGAAGCTGACGTAACGAAGATCTAATTCTTCCTCACCTCTTCCACCTGTAACACTTCCGCTCTGCGGCATCTCTTGTTGTCGCCAACATCGTT
Above is a genomic segment from Rosistilla ulvae containing:
- a CDS encoding coiled-coil domain-containing protein; translation: MPTSGSEVLREMTRAIQNAKSQRDALQSQHREILQQTDDLVGQRGQTLVELAESYLPELSQTTVRQVWNEIRPAIQDVLLRKEARHRELVAEHQRLEAVQTQLRGELQTLNGKLDAIYGERDSLSKQLSEQLSGDPAFQQLTDKAAIAEINLQRAESSLAEVEHDVIAKLPAYQRSRLFQYLHKRKMGTPQYTARGWRRRMDRWVGRLIDYPKARKSYEFLSEVPGKMRELIAERRDALNQLLDRLERSQQKVAAELGLDKVLDQIESREDQRDDLLEQLEQTVVQTNANGAEIDKLLDSEGPYYAEAIDKYRRLLEQTHTLTLEQRAAQSPDPIDDQLVARLKHLDEEIQQFQKAADARRRQLKEAEDFAESIDYLVQQFQRARFDDSRSYFDDKLNIRESLSRLADGRERPDLLWQHIRRHQHTAPNWYEENSRRVVNAANSPMGQILLQTMAHAAGAALRESARRAGSRRMSYPTSSTRSSSRTTSRPRMPTPKRSGFSTRKGF
- a CDS encoding DUF6384 family protein; this translates as MNASQNASANAAQAATDDPSPADDAASLSLPEMLRVLEVARQMREDRQTAEVALRRDEVRTQIRRKLIESAKVTGEEVSDAEVDAAIEQYFETMHVLKEPKFGFESLLAHVYVMRRRVAAGAAAVTVALAVTWYAFLSPWAPLSPTVRAERAAALQVEQSQVLLQQIESASLDPDATAEASRLMAEVQAAGAANPAAATAAHERLNKLWGQMQKQYEVHIVSGASEMSAFERDFTDDQGTRLAGYYVVVETRSPEGRVLRQSIRNAETGEEQLVARWAERVSKDVYERLRDDKVSDGVLNETLFAVKRRGEIEERVQIPTRSGEKLQRKAQITNW
- a CDS encoding SurA N-terminal domain-containing protein yields the protein MTGPLSIFRRNQKAMVAALAGLAMVAFVVLPALQVYLDSTRGGVGGSEAVATIGGEEIDMAKMNRYVRNHQMTTRFLADLAQQVMEKGGRPQVPGFVVDQQGNVQRVGISNQLSLDNALRTYLLSRKAKEMGFDLDDGAIDQWLRLYANDKVNENDMYALLSQSSDNQIGRYQLASVLKTELLANAVERVGQTGIAAGAQPLTSPGESWELFKQMNQQATIDAYPILVADFTDKVSDDQLPESEVKALYEEYKDTLPNPDSATPGFRRNYSANVEYLTASFDNFLEAEKKKISDDVMRAEYDRLVAQGRFKVTVTEETPAEETKTEKPADAPKAEAPAEEPKQEAADKAEATDKKEEASEDQSSATRRSMFRLAAFRPQDDDKEEAEEEKPAEEKPADKPKAEEDKPAADAKEEKAKPAEEKKAEPAKSEEAPKADKPAEEKPADAKPEMKAEEAKPAEEKKAEPAKSEEAPKADKPAEEKPADAKPEMKAEEAKPAEEKKAEPAKSEEEPKADKPAEEKPADAKPEMKAEEAKPAEEKKAEPAKSEEKPKAEKPAEEKPADAKPEMKAEEAKPAEESPAAELTPPEPAKTRVQTFEEVKDQVASELALPAARAAMQKAMAQAESEMKRYFGARMLWQGDKDQGKKVGEPPAFSLKELGEALGLQYGVTGMQDPISVADQPIANSQTQGMGFGGGDSFASLIYNNQFPNYTPKRTDSNPPGSAFVFWKTEQREPFTPEFDEIEPEVKDALRLQKGRELAKTEAEALAKKLNNANAESITTEIPEAKQTLVISDAGPFTAMQGFGLSVPDLDRVGPDFMKAVFSTSEKAFGSAANQPENTFYVFQVKSTSPDIEKLRDDFMEPAQRMRLRQFANFQAGQLFRDWYASLESEMGVTWENQE
- a CDS encoding Gfo/Idh/MocA family protein, with amino-acid sequence MFDRRQFIASSVATTVAATAAQSQASAADADKPVKVGVMGLSRGMSLATDLAKMDGVEIKYICDVDSTRLASGAEKLGKIAGTSPEAITDFRKILDDKEVDALICAAPNHWHGPATIMACKAGKHVYVEKPASHNAQEGEWMIEAAEKYNRVVQVGTQRRSAPEMIQAMEKLQSGAIGKVFLSRGYYVNQRGSIGKVEPSAPPENLDYALWEGPAPHREYKSNVVPYNWHWNWHWGGGELANNGVHTLDICRWGMGVDYPTRTTISGGRYCYDDDQITPDTQVVAFEFGDGSQITWQGTSCNKHNVNPFVSFYGTEGSMEVDSNGGYKLFNRANKMVEEVKGKNNGQLAHLTNFVDAVRSGDASTLNQPIAGGHCSTMMCHLGVIAYRTGQPVISDPTNGHVQGPQEQTAMWGREYNPAWEADVTKI